One window from the genome of Chroicocephalus ridibundus unplaced genomic scaffold, bChrRid1.1 SCAFFOLD_219, whole genome shotgun sequence encodes:
- the LOC134509229 gene encoding LOW QUALITY PROTEIN: olfactory receptor 6E1-like (The sequence of the model RefSeq protein was modified relative to this genomic sequence to represent the inferred CDS: substituted 2 bases at 2 genomic stop codons) yields MENQMVVKNFILVGFTAGRKLQIFIFVLLLIIYIXIIIGNLVIVTISIVDCGLHVPMYYFIXNFSLLEIGFTSSIIPKVLFNLASGERTISVTGCFVQFSLYFIFGMTEFLLLTAMSIDRYVAICYPLTYSTIMSNGLCSLLVLGSWGMSFVLLIGPSVVVFQLPFCNQNINHFFCDSAPLVKLSCIETPVLDLVNFSIAVFSLLGTLIITVLSYANIISTILHISSASGRQKAFSTCASHLIVVFMSYGSCIFIYVKPIHMGGLDISKGVAILNTVVSPLLNPFIFSLRNRQVQEALQKYLCSSYRTILSLMASDK; encoded by the coding sequence ATGGAAAACCAAATGGTGGTCAAGAATTTCATCCTTGTGGGTTTCACAGCTGGCAGGAAGTTGCAGATCTTTATCTTTGTGCTTCTCCTCATCATCTACATATAAATTATAATTGGAAACTTAGTGATTGTCACCATCAGCATAGTGGACTGTGGGCTCCATGTGCCCATGTATTACTTTATTTAGAACTTCTCACTCTTGGAAATCGGTTTCACTTCCTCTATCATTCCTAAGGTCTTGTTTAACCTAGCATCAGGAGAAAGGACAATTTCTGTGACTGGTTGCTTTGTtcaattttctttatatttcatcTTTGGCATGACAGAGTTTCTTCTCTTGACAGCAATGTCAATTGACAGGTATGTAGCCATCTGCTATCCCTTGACATACTCCACCATAATGAGCAATGGGCTTTGTAGCTTATTAGTACTTGGTTCATGGGGGATGAGCTTTGTACTTCTTATTGGCCCATCAGTTGTTGTCTTCCAGTTACCCTTTTGTAACCAAAACATTAACCATTTCTTCTGTGACAGTGCACCTTTGGTAAAACTTTCCTGCATAGAAACACCTGTTCTAGATCTTGTTAACTTCTCAAtagctgttttttctctcctgggcACTCTCATTATCACAGTCCTGTCTTATGCCAATATAATTTCCACTATATTGCACATTTCATCTGCTTCAGGGAGGCAGAAAGCCTTTTCCACTTGTGCATCTCACCTTATTGTTGTCTTCATGTCTTATGGGAGTTGCATTTTCATATATGTTAAACCTATACACATGGGTGGGCTTGACATCAGCAAAGGGGTAGCTATTCTCAACACAGTGGTATCTCCTCTGCTCAACCCATTCATCTTCAGTCTGAGGAACAGGCAGGTTCAAGAAgccttgcaaaaatatttgtgcaGTTCTTACAGAACAATTCTGAGTCTGATGGCAAGTGACAAGTAG